In a single window of the Dreissena polymorpha isolate Duluth1 chromosome 3, UMN_Dpol_1.0, whole genome shotgun sequence genome:
- the LOC127874508 gene encoding cytochrome P450 2U1-like, whose product MIANPKIQQKVQQEIDRVVGQDRLPCLSDRPDLAYTEAVLIESMRLSTVAPTGVFHNTLCDTSIDEYKLPKDTPVVINHWALHHDPEAWDDVDAFIPERFLDEDGKLGPKPKSWLPFSTGKRVCLGEFVAKPELHILFACLMQRYTWGMEEGKTPDIAPIASIFVMYPKEKDVVIKRRF is encoded by the exons ATGATCGCAAATCCGAAAATACAGCAGAAAGTGCAACAGGAAATTGACCGGGTCGTGG GGCAAGACCGGCTGCCGTGTCTGAGTGATAGACCGGATCTGGCTTATACAGAGGCTGTTCTGATCGAGAGCATGCGTCTATCAACCGTAGCTCCTACAGGAGTCTTCCACAATACCCTTTGTGATACGTCAATAG ACGAATATAAGCTGCCCAAGGATACCCCTGTAGTGATAAACCACTGGGCGCTGCATCACGACCCAGAGGCATGGGACGACGTCGACGCTTTCATCCCGGAGAGGTTTTTAGACGAAGACGGCAAACTGGGACCGAAACCCAAGAGCTGGCTACCGTTCTCGACGGGGAAGCGTGTCTGTCTCGGTGAGTTCGTGGCAAAACCGGAACTGCACATTCTATTTGCGTGCCTCATGCAGCGCTACACGTGGGGCATGGAAGAGGGCAAGACCCCAGACATCGCACCCATAGCGTCGATCTTTGTTATGTATCCGAAAGAGAAAGATGTCGTCATTAAGAGACGATTTTGA